The Vitis vinifera cultivar Pinot Noir 40024 chromosome 7, ASM3070453v1 genomic interval AGATTCTAATGGTTCtttgttgagttttggagatattttaaggtgatttttgaagcatggagtgacaaatggaaaatggaatgGAGGAGGATACATAATGTggatgaagaggaagaggaaatgcacttggaccaagctttagagcttaattgaaggtggtggagatggattaaacatgaagaaatgagagaaattgcaaagaggaTCCGGAATAGCATGATTTTCgatttcgcacagtcatgcgaaatgaaACAGAGAGAGTATGGCTGCAGCACATGAGGAAATTGTGAAGAagtgatttcgcatgaccatgcgaaattttcgcacagtcatgcgaaacaCTCCAGAAGAACGAAATTCCAGCTGATTGATTCTTCACTTCGCACCATCATGCGAGATCACTAGGGGCTCGTGCGAAAGTGCATTCTCTCCagattccttgatgaagaagcatCCAAAAGACCTCTAAAATGTTGCCAAGTGTCCTTTttaccttggcctataaatagaaacgggattttctcatttaagaacttttgattcattttctaattgtaataacttttcatacttcttctctctatatacaattctccactttctttcagtttctcttattttctcggtagccaaacatgtcttgtgagattaaatctccaagcatgagtggctaaatctcgtttttcttggaggagggaggatctagaggcaaaatctatggtgaattagagaattgagcttgaattgctaaggtaatttgatctaattgattgattaattgaaatttggggatttttctcttcaaattgtcttggatgattactacaatgcaagctaggtagattcatcaaattcttaatgctagatttgatgagattgaatagttgcattgtgtgaatcattgaaagataatttaagatgaattgaatatatgattcaaattgatctcttagattagattacctaatttgaagGGAAATTAGATCTAAatctaaagctaaatcaaaaatcggtttagatgaaaatttaggttttcaatctaacttgatgaaaattagatcttaacacctattcaccatggaaattgctctctagaaaatcctaactccgagaatctcacctcttataaattttcttctcttttaaacttcattttcaattcaatttgaatacattgttaatttggaattttatcatgcaatttcaagttgatttcactttatcacaatcatttcttatcatctcattcaagccttaatcaccaagaataatccatccttgtggacgatacctaaaaaccactatgctacagtagtttgtactaaagcCACTTTTTGATCGAgtacaaattgctatagaagagtgaattaagttataaattttgttttgatccaacaaACGACAAAATCTGAGCGATCAATGCCTTATATCACAAACCaatcttaaaattcaaataaagtaACAATTTGAATTTGCAAGCCAAATAAACTCCCAAtgataataattgaaatattaattatattaaaacaattatgaaatgatttttttttacttggaagaataaattttatagaaaatataattcatcttcatttctaagagaaattaaaattattattattttcttaaaaagaacAAATTTATAATCACATCTACAAATGTTTTAATAGGCAAATCTatatctcatttattttcttctaatgATGTAAAAAAACTATTTCCATAAAGGAACATCAATATAAGAAATTTCCTTATGTAATATTAGTACAGCCTAGTTAGAAATGAgtccttaaaaacatgacatgatgtaataaacatgtagatttttattatttatttaataaagttccagttcacttttatctatcatattttcatgcattatgCTTTATAAGCACTCTTATTtgtatcttttgcattgtactaTATTTGAGTGTATTAAGAGTTgtatagaagatccaagtcacaagttccttgcaaataaatTACTTGTTCACAATTAGTTCGTGGGTTTAGGTAACCCATTAGAGAATGTAATGCACCACCTTTTGATTGGAAGAAGGGTTGGTTTTTACTATCAAAATGAGTTTCTTATGATGAACGTATTAGTGTGTATGATTATATATTGATAAGACATACTGTGAGTCataacttaaggctatcaagtagtcatgatctcaccaagctgcttcattatgttatttttcaaccttgagagaatattgaacttaTGCTAAATTTAATAGTGGCTTTAACTTacgggtgagatcgtaagctgatcatatattctctatgaattaggtcattgttgatggaagtcaTTAACAATttgtattctcaatagaggcctcatgatatcttataggattgagatagtgtgtccccttaatgatcctaaggaggtgtgttcatgaaaactatgactatagtagttccttaagtggaacttgatatTAGCTCTTAgagagctaagacatgttaGTTAAACGCACTATAGGAGggtttgtaactcaaggatagtagaggtagtcttgaaagactgaTAACTTTCATCTTGTTAGACTACAGACACTAGTGCATGGGGAGATTGAACGCAATGACTAGTAAGTCACGGACTTGAACACATGGTGTTtagttgttatttacataagatactaAAGTTTaattgattctttgtagtgggatgttgaatcaatttcagaattggattatgagagagTCAGTATTCCTATGAGTCCTAATGTTCCTCACTCTAAGTTCATATACTTTGTTGGCATGAGTTATAAGGGTCAGATtaactctaggttcacttttgtgcataagggtgttttggtaatcaTGTAAGGTTATGCATGAGTAAGTGAACAAAGTCCTTAGAtttgactaattgattaattagtaggtcctattgagttaattaattaattaagactcaTTTTTTGCTAGATTAAGTGATTCAAGCCTTAGTGGTCTCAAATCACTTAAGCTTAGTGGAAAACCTAATAAATACCCTCTTAGAGGTTGGAGTTTCAATAACTTTTGCTAGAGAGTCGTCTTCTACTTCTAGAGAGAGAGTCATATCCTCTACTTTCTCTTCCATCCCCTACGAAAATGTGTTAAGATCAAGGTTCAAGTCATCGGACGGAAGAGTTTGGGTTCACGAGACTTCTGCAATTTCATTCTCAATCTTCACCGCATGGATTCGATTTGGGAACatttaaatgtaaaatatagtttttgttAACACTTTCTGAATCCTTATAAAGTTTTTTCCACTATACATAAGATTTAGAAAAACCTAAGATAGTTTtgcatgttcctaacttgaTTTGAGTTTGGGAAACGGAGAGATCTAGGATTTTCCCATCAACCCTAAAATTAGCAATAGAGCCTAATTGGTAGATACATTTATAactgatgaaaaaaataataatgatgacaTAATTTTGATCATCTATACATATTagaatttgaagttcatttattATCATGCTAACTAATGCCCCCTTCATACATCTCAATGACCAATAACACATAAAACGATTATAAAAACCCATGCTGaataaatagaaaacaagagAATCAAAATTGAGTTATTATTTGTTCATATTGAGTTGTAAACCTTTGACAAGGATGAGAAAGCAAGAACGTAGAAGCAAAAACTTTACatgaaatgttttatttttatgtttttgaattAACATGTTTGCATTAAAGTTTTCGCTAATACAACAAATTGGTATTAGAGTTCTAGATTGAAGATCTCTAAAAGAGTCAAAGATAATAGAACACATAAGACAAAGACAAAATGAATTTTAGTAAAAGTGGAGTTGATTACTCTCCTTGGAATGTGATACAAAGAGAGCGTATCATGTAGAGATTGAAGATTGACTTAATGGAATTTGGTCAAAGGTAAAGATTATTGGGTAGTGTCCtaaattcttaattaataatGGAATTTGGTCAAAGGTGAAGATTATTGGGTAGTGTCCtaaattcttaattaataaagatttttttttataaataatattgtgtaaaatatttatttaattgatatatcattgtaatattatatttccttatagaataaggaaagttgttaaaaatatctttataaatattctaagtcattggggaaaaaagttatgagatgaagatgaGCTCCTAAATACTATATGAAGTGAATAGAGATGTGAGAAATAACAAGAAATATCCAATGATAAAGGAGGCTCGTGGTGGTTCAGGGTATGGATATAAGGAGTGaggaaaaatcaattttaatgatctttggttaatttttattttttaacttgaacTCAATTTATATTATACTCAAGCTCAAGTTCAAAGAAactcaattttatattttataatatttataatttatattattttaaaaatatattttttagattcttaataaaaaataataaattataattatattttatgcttttttatttttttagaaaaatagataattttattttaatattttttttttatcattatcttgaaaatttatcttgtttattatttaaattttggtatcgAAGATGGTGTTGATTGATTATTAGTATAGGTGGAGTTTGATTCTTAATTGAAGTGGAGTTTGAGGTAGTGAACAACTTGACAAGTTGTAGTCATAGATATAGATGCTACTTTGATATTCATGAATATGATATTCAACATTttaacttgaattattttttaggattaaaagaataaaataactcTCAATTTATAAACTTAAcccttttcaaaataaaatatactatcaaattattattattattattattattattattattattattttgtcgTAAAAatagctgttttttttttttttatttaaaaaaacctaCATGTACATCATGAAATGTTGAAGGGCACCTAAAACGGCTACATCACATCTGAAAGATGAGAAGTCGAAAGCGCTAACAGGGGAAGGGATGGgcattcaaaacaaaattaaatttaaaagtttttggatGATTTCGTCTTTTAAAAAGAGTTCCATCTGGTTTTATGGCCTTCTGGTttcctgcattttttttttccttcttggaCGAAGTGTACCAAAACGCACTGCCTTTTCTAGGTTTTATGACCGTTGGGGAGGAGGCAAAGTTCTGCCATCTGTTTGTTTCTGTAGAAAACAATTTTGGGGAAAATTTTCTGCGGAAAGTTTTCAGGGATAGCCAACATTGGTGATCGTATAAAGCTTCTTCCGAGAAATGGGTAGTATTTTCCTCCGTGGAAAACTAGTGTTACTCCCAAGCTGGAGGCGCATTGGGGGAGCGTCAATGACCCAACTGCACTTTCTTGGGAATATTACTCCATTTGTCATCAGATGTTTCTCATCGTCCAAACAGCATTCTTTTACAGTTTCTTACCTCATAAACTCATGTGGGTTGTCCACAGAAAGTGCCATTTCTACTTCCAAGAAGGTACAATttgaaaaccctaaaaatccaGACTCTGTTCTTACCCTTCTCAAGAACCATGGATGCAACGATACCCATATCTCCAAAATTGTAGCCAAGCTTCCTCTACTGCTCTTAGCCAATCCTGAGAAGACCCTTTTGCCTAAACTCCAGTTTCTAGGTTCGGTAGGCCTCTCCCATGTGAATCTCGCAAAGATTTTGGCTTCAAACCCAAGTATATTGCACAGGAGCTTGGAAAATAATCTAATTCCGACTTACAATCTCCTCAAGGGTGTGGTAATCGGCGATGAAAATGCAGCAAAGGCTGTCGTGAGGCATTGCTGGATTCCTAGtgaagatttggagaagaccattgCTCCTAATGTCAGGCTTCTGAGAGAAATTGGAGTTCCTATGGCGCATATCTCATTCTTAGCAACCTTTTTCTCTATACTGGCCCAAAAGAGTGATAAGTTCAGCAAAGATGTCAACAAAGTTATGGGAATGGGATTTGATCCTCAGAAAATGGTCTTCGTGAATGCACTCCATGTGATTTGCCAAATGTCTGAATCAAATTGGTATCAGAAGATTAAGACCTATAGGAGGTGCGGTCTGTCCGAGGATGAAATTATGTTGGCCTTCAGAAATCATCCTATATGTTTCCAATTGTCTGAGAAGAAAATCATAAGCACCATGGATTATCTTGTGAACATGGGTTCGCCGCCTGCAGCCATTGCCAGGGCCCCAGTAGCTCTCTTTTTCAATTTGGAGAGGAGGATTGTTCCCAGGTGTTCAGTGGTGAAACTTCTGTTATTGAAGGGGTTGGTAAAGAAATATTTGTGTTTGGGCACTTTTCTTAACCCCACTGAGAGGGCTTTCCTGGATAGGTTCATCATCAAATATCAGGAGGATGTTCCTCAGCTGTTAGATGTATATAATGGAAAAGTGGGCATTCAGGAACTTGGACTTGAAATGTATGAAGCAGTAGCAGCATTTGGACTTGGCCATTGCAAGTAACTACAATTCCTTGTCTACTTGAGTGTTACTCGAATTTCCTTCACATTAGGTTCACTTGATTTTTGCATATTAGCACCTTAAGAGtacatttgatagtgattttagaaagtatttttaatatttttaatacttaaaatataaaaaatttcaagtattaaaaatattaaaaacacttctaagaATCATTGCTAAACACACTCTAACTCTAGTGGAGTTGCATTATTTTTTAgtgttgaaaataaaattgctcAATTAAGTctctaaaagcaagacatgatgtaacaaagttagacttaagtATCCTCTTGCTATCCCAATggtatattgacattgatttaaaCATTCGGTatatatctcttacattgtatatgatttaagtgcattaagagttgtacAAATGATACAAGTCATGAATtccttataaataaataagttgtccataatcgattcatagatttgggcaatctagtagatACTGTAGTGCATCACcctctaattggagggatgacttatcttggtcgTTGAGATGGTTTTCTATGGTGAGTACACTACtgtgatgcacactggacaTGATCTACAATGAACCATGATGCAAGGCTACCAATTGCCATGATTCACCAAGTCATTATGCtacatgaactctcaaccttgagaggatattgaactTGTGCAAAAGTTAGCAATTGCTTTGACATACGAGTGAAATCgttagttgatcatatattccctgtGGATTGGGACACTCTTGATGAAAGTTGgtagcaacaagtattctcaataaagacactATAATATTTCATAAGATTGAGACAACGTGTCTTCTTAAGTGATTTAAAAGattgatcatgaaatctatgacaCCATAGTAATTCTTTAAGTGGAATCTGACATATGTTTTTTATGAGTTAGAGTAcatcatttgatcacataataagtgagatctaaaactcaaggattggtgaggtaatcttgataggtaatTGTTAGATTATTGACACTAGTTCATGAAgagtctgcatgtagtggatagtaggttatAAACTCGAactttgtctcattgttatttacataggatactagagtgcaattgattttctttagtgaaatgttgaatcaacttcagaattttAAGGGAaccagtactcctatgggtcttagCGATCcccactctaagctcatataccacgATAACACGATTTATGAAGGTTGGATTAGTTCTAGGTTCAatcttgtgcataagggcattctTGTGATTATGCAAATGTTGCACAAGGGATAGTGAATAAGGTATCCGGATTGgactaaataattaattaaatcactttgtatggttaattaatcaattaggacccattttgggctagtttaagtgacctaagccttgGCAGACTCAATTCACTTAAGCTTAGtaggggaaccctataaatacccctttaggggtaAGAGTTTCCATTACTTTTGGTGAAAGTAGTCTTCCAActccaaagagagagagagagagagagagagagagagagagagagagagtcaaaTCATCATATAGAAGATCTTGAGTGTACAAAACCTTTAGGCATGTTCTTCACTAGGAGGAATTGATTTggaaacatccaaatccaagtATAAGTTTTTTCTCAACTAGGTCTTTATCTTAATATAGTTTTTGTAGTTATATGTTTATGTtacgatagatttagagaagtCTAGGATAGTTTTACTTACACCCTACAAGATCCAGGGACATGGAATGAAGAAATTTGAATACGTCCAGCAGCTATGTCTTTAATTCTATTATTATCAACAAAGTTTATCTCAACATTCTTTCCTTTTGCCTTTTGTGAGACTTAGTATAGGTCAACTAAATGTTATGACGTACAATAGGTATGTAATCAAATACTCTTTTGTACTACATTTGTAATATTCATTCATGAGTTTGTTTACCTTGTATATCTTTCCCATTTTTTGATGATTTCGCTTCACTATTGTTCCACTTTTGGTGGTAGGTGGTATTTTTCCTCTGATGACCACCATAGTATTTGGAATTATGTTTGCCACAACCATGACTGTGTCGTTGACCATGTTCATGTCCACGACCACACCTAGAATCATGGGATGAGGTCACATTCGCTTCTAGGAATAGTATAAAGTCAATTAGATGAAATTGAtggtttttcaataaaaactcattattttgtttagcaacaagaagacacgaaatcatttcaaaatatttgataaatcttTGCTCTCAATATTGTTGTTGTAGGAGCACATTCAAGGCATGGAGAATAGTAAATGTCCTTTTCAACAAATCTTCTTCAGTAACTTTCTCACCACAAAACTTCAATTGGAagcaaattttgaataatacAATGTTATATTCACTAAGAAACTTCAAATCTTGTAATCtcaaatgcattcaataatAACAAGTTTTGGACAATATTACAATCTTTTGGTGGTTGTATCTTTTTTAAATTGATCCAAAGAATAAAAGGGTTCTTTATTGTgagatattcattttttaatccTTCATCAATATGATGTTGAAGGAAAATTAATGCCTTTATGCGATTTTGCAGGAAAGCGTAATTACTTTCCTTAATGGTTTATCCAAGGTTTATGGTATCAAGATGAATTTCAACATTTAAAATCCATGATAAATAGTTTTTCCTTATATATTAAGAGTAACAAACTCAAGTTTTGTGAGATTTGATATTATTagcatacatatatatataacacgTTCATTTGGTAGAAGGTTTCCATttccaaaatagaaaaaagaatccaaaattataaaatccacATTGAATACGATAAACTCAAACTAATTAAGACCCTATGTATTTTTAGATCAAATGATAGTTCGAAAACAGTACTTTTCAATGATATAAGTGAGGGTGTAACTTGAG includes:
- the LOC100244540 gene encoding transcription termination factor MTERF9, chloroplastic-like, encoding MGSIFLRGKLVLLPSWRRIGGASMTQLHFLGNITPFVIRCFSSSKQHSFTVSYLINSCGLSTESAISTSKKVQFENPKNPDSVLTLLKNHGCNDTHISKIVAKLPLLLLANPEKTLLPKLQFLGSVGLSHVNLAKILASNPSILHRSLENNLIPTYNLLKGVVIGDENAAKAVVRHCWIPSEDLEKTIAPNVRLLREIGVPMAHISFLATFFSILAQKSDKFSKDVNKVMGMGFDPQKMVFVNALHVICQMSESNWYQKIKTYRRCGLSEDEIMLAFRNHPICFQLSEKKIISTMDYLVNMGSPPAAIARAPVALFFNLERRIVPRCSVVKLLLLKGLVKKYLCLGTFLNPTERAFLDRFIIKYQEDVPQLLDVYNGKVGIQELGLEMYEAVAAFGLGHCK